Proteins encoded together in one Nocardioides marinisabuli window:
- a CDS encoding alpha/beta fold hydrolase: MSETKAAIHSTEVGEAGARVVFLHGLFGQGRNFAQIAKALAPDFRSLLVDLPNHGRSQWTETFSYAETADRVAEHLTGSFAADGPVHVVGHSMGGKVAMLLALRHPELVERLVVVDISPAPSEGAGEFEHLLGSLATLELSGLARRSDADEALAEAIPDERVRGFLLQNLRSSSDGFAWQANLGLLRDELAAIGDFPHVESTFDHPVLWMAGERSGYVTADAEQEMERLFPRTVQVTIKGAGHWVHSEKPEAFVSALRTFLGAG; encoded by the coding sequence GTGAGCGAGACGAAGGCCGCCATCCACAGCACCGAGGTCGGCGAGGCGGGGGCGCGGGTGGTGTTCCTGCACGGCCTCTTCGGCCAGGGCCGCAACTTCGCCCAGATCGCCAAGGCGCTGGCCCCCGACTTCCGCAGCCTCCTGGTCGACCTGCCCAACCACGGCCGCTCCCAGTGGACCGAGACGTTCTCGTACGCCGAGACCGCCGACCGGGTCGCCGAGCACCTGACCGGGTCGTTCGCGGCCGACGGCCCGGTGCACGTGGTGGGCCACTCGATGGGCGGCAAGGTCGCGATGCTGCTGGCGCTGCGCCACCCCGAGCTGGTCGAGCGGCTCGTGGTCGTCGACATCTCCCCGGCGCCCAGCGAGGGGGCGGGGGAGTTCGAGCACCTGCTCGGCAGCCTGGCCACCCTGGAGCTCTCGGGCCTCGCGCGCCGCAGCGACGCCGACGAGGCGCTGGCCGAGGCGATCCCCGACGAGCGGGTGCGCGGCTTCCTGCTGCAGAACCTGCGCTCCAGCAGCGACGGCTTCGCATGGCAGGCCAACCTCGGGCTGCTGCGCGACGAGCTGGCCGCCATCGGCGACTTCCCCCACGTCGAGTCGACCTTCGACCACCCGGTGCTGTGGATGGCCGGCGAGCGCTCCGGCTACGTCACCGCCGACGCCGAGCAGGAGATGGAGCGGCTCTTCCCGCGCACGGTGCAGGTGACGATCAAGGGCGCCGGGCACTGGGTGCACTCGGAGAAGCCCGAGGCCTTCGTCTCGGCCCTGCGCACCTTCCTCGGCGCCGGCTGA
- a CDS encoding LysR substrate-binding domain-containing protein, translated as MTPDLDLETLRLLVAVSETGSLSAAATQRGISQPAASARVREFESRWRLAVVHRSARGSRMTTDGEAVVSWARGVLHAADTMRASMGALTGRRSAGVTVAASLTVAEYLLPRWLGELHQRRPEVQPVLKVVNSDTVADAVRAGEADIGFIESARLPAGLARAGVGHDRLVVVVAPGHSWARRRTPLTRAELRGARWVLRESGSGTRSTFDAALGSDPEVALEATSTAALVGAAAAGVGPGVVSGMSVRAELELGRLVAVPTELDLGRPLTCVWRGEERLAEAAAELLSIAIEASRG; from the coding sequence ATGACCCCGGACCTCGACCTCGAGACGCTGCGGCTGCTCGTCGCCGTCTCCGAGACCGGCAGCCTCAGCGCCGCCGCCACCCAGCGGGGCATCTCCCAGCCCGCGGCCAGCGCCCGGGTGCGCGAGTTCGAGAGCCGCTGGCGCCTCGCGGTCGTGCACCGCTCGGCCCGTGGGTCGCGGATGACCACCGACGGCGAGGCGGTGGTCTCGTGGGCGCGGGGGGTGCTGCACGCGGCCGACACGATGCGGGCCTCGATGGGTGCCCTCACCGGCCGGCGCAGCGCCGGCGTCACCGTGGCGGCGAGCCTGACCGTGGCGGAGTACCTGCTGCCGCGCTGGCTCGGTGAGCTGCACCAGCGCCGACCCGAGGTCCAGCCGGTGCTCAAGGTCGTCAACAGCGACACGGTGGCCGACGCGGTGCGGGCCGGGGAGGCCGACATCGGCTTCATCGAGTCGGCCCGGCTCCCGGCCGGGTTGGCTCGCGCCGGGGTCGGTCACGACCGCCTGGTCGTCGTCGTGGCGCCGGGGCACTCGTGGGCACGACGGCGTACGCCGCTGACGCGCGCCGAGCTGCGAGGGGCGCGCTGGGTGCTGCGCGAGAGCGGCAGCGGCACCCGCAGCACCTTCGACGCCGCCCTGGGCTCGGACCCCGAGGTGGCGCTGGAGGCGACCTCGACCGCCGCCCTGGTCGGGGCCGCGGCCGCCGGCGTCGGCCCCGGGGTGGTCTCGGGCATGTCGGTGCGCGCCGAGCTCGAGCTGGGCCGGCTCGTCGCGGTGCCCACCGAGCTCGACCTGGGCCGCCCGCTGACCTGCGTCTGGCGGGGCGAGGAGCGGCTGGCCGAGGCGGCCGCCGAGCTGCTGTCCATCGCCATCGAGGCCTCGCGCGGCTGA
- a CDS encoding YeiH family protein codes for MTTTHPGHLGHPTRPARTALAARAVVPLAAALAAVGVSSRLPLLGPLLVALLIGALVANTRLGSHRLLDGHAALTRLLLRLGVVVLGLRLPLADIVSIGVSGVVVVVVTVGATFSFTRWAGARMGLDRGFVTLLAAGFSICGAAAIAAVDDAVRAREKDVAHAVALVTVFGTAMIVLVPWAGARLGLTTEQAAVWAGASIHEVAQVVAAASVVGSGAVAVAMTVKLGRVALLAPTYLVAARGSGAGGGVGVALVPWFLVGFVAMVALRSTGLLPAPVLAGAEHVTTLLLAAGMFGLGLGMRLRELWPIPRQRLLLATVSTTVAAGTSLGLVLALG; via the coding sequence GTGACGACGACTCATCCCGGCCACCTCGGCCACCCCACCCGCCCGGCCAGGACAGCCCTGGCAGCCCGCGCCGTCGTGCCGCTGGCGGCCGCCCTCGCGGCCGTCGGGGTCAGCAGCCGCCTGCCGCTGCTGGGTCCGCTGCTGGTGGCGCTGCTCATCGGCGCCCTGGTGGCCAACACGCGCCTCGGCTCCCACCGGCTGCTCGACGGGCACGCCGCGCTGACCCGGCTGCTCCTGCGGCTGGGGGTGGTGGTCCTCGGCCTGCGCCTGCCGCTGGCCGACATCGTCTCGATCGGCGTGAGCGGCGTCGTGGTCGTGGTGGTCACGGTGGGCGCCACCTTCTCGTTCACCCGGTGGGCGGGGGCCCGGATGGGTCTCGACCGCGGGTTCGTCACCCTGCTCGCAGCCGGGTTCTCGATCTGCGGCGCCGCCGCGATCGCGGCCGTCGACGACGCCGTGCGGGCCCGGGAGAAGGACGTCGCGCACGCGGTGGCGCTGGTGACCGTCTTCGGCACGGCCATGATCGTCCTGGTGCCCTGGGCCGGTGCCCGCCTGGGCCTCACCACCGAGCAGGCGGCCGTGTGGGCGGGCGCCAGCATCCACGAGGTGGCCCAGGTGGTGGCCGCGGCCTCGGTGGTCGGCAGCGGTGCGGTCGCGGTGGCCATGACGGTCAAGCTGGGGCGGGTCGCGCTGCTCGCCCCGACCTACCTGGTCGCGGCCCGCGGCAGCGGCGCCGGGGGTGGCGTGGGGGTCGCGCTGGTGCCCTGGTTCCTGGTCGGCTTCGTGGCCATGGTGGCGCTGCGCTCGACCGGTCTGCTGCCGGCGCCCGTGCTCGCCGGGGCCGAGCACGTCACCACGCTGCTGCTGGCCGCCGGCATGTTCGGCCTGGGCCTGGGGATGAGGTTGCGCGAGCTGTGGCCGATCCCCCGGCAGCGGCTGCTGCTCGCCACCGTCTCGACGACCGTCGCCGCCGGGACGTCCTTGGGCCTCGTGCTCGCCCTCGGCTGA
- a CDS encoding alkaline phosphatase D family protein: MSLLLGPLLRHGDTDSATVWVETVSAGVVAVRAGDRSGSARTFAVHGHHYALVEVGGLEPGSTTPYTVEVDGEQVWPEAGSPYPPSTIRTLEPGRPLRLAFGSCRVSVPHDEATHAQFGVDALRTYALHLAGLTGTGDETVPDLLLLLGDQVYADETSEAMRDFIAARRDPAQPPGWELQDYEEYAEIYRLAWSDPANRWLLSTLPSAMIFDDHDIRDDWNTSASWRRDMWATDWWRDRIVGGLAAYWVHQHLGNLDARGRAEDRLWQRVAAHEGPDELDLSDEIDAVVERADKEPTSFRWSFARDFDTQARLVVVDSRAARVLEDERRSMIDDDEMAWLDDQLRGDVDHLLVGTSLPFLLSPGLHHVEAAVEAVAGGLLGRPGAVVGEWVRRVLDIEHWAAYQEGFAQVGGIVRDVATGRRGRAPSTITFLSGDVHHSYLIEAQPAGGPSAASRILQAVCSPIRNPLPHVVRAGVRLASRGRARPVGRLLGRRVPPSPLHWRMTHGPWFDNLLATLEVRPEGLRLTWSTGVVVDGDHDRPLWRRVAAVDV, from the coding sequence GTGAGCCTGCTGCTCGGGCCGCTGCTGCGCCACGGCGACACCGACTCGGCCACCGTGTGGGTCGAGACGGTGTCGGCCGGCGTGGTGGCGGTCCGGGCGGGGGACCGCTCGGGCAGTGCGCGCACGTTCGCCGTGCACGGGCACCACTACGCGCTCGTCGAGGTCGGCGGCCTCGAGCCGGGCAGCACGACGCCGTACACCGTCGAGGTCGACGGCGAGCAGGTCTGGCCCGAGGCGGGCTCGCCGTACCCTCCCTCCACGATCCGCACCCTCGAGCCGGGCCGGCCGCTGCGGCTGGCCTTCGGGTCCTGCCGGGTCAGCGTCCCGCACGACGAGGCCACCCACGCGCAGTTCGGGGTCGACGCGCTGCGCACCTACGCCCTGCACCTGGCCGGGCTCACCGGCACCGGGGACGAGACGGTGCCCGACCTGCTGCTGCTGCTCGGCGACCAGGTCTACGCCGACGAGACCAGCGAGGCGATGCGCGACTTCATCGCCGCGCGCCGCGACCCCGCGCAACCGCCGGGCTGGGAGCTGCAGGACTACGAGGAGTACGCCGAGATCTACCGGCTGGCGTGGAGCGACCCGGCCAACCGCTGGCTGCTCTCGACCCTGCCGAGCGCGATGATCTTCGACGACCACGACATCCGCGACGACTGGAACACCAGCGCCAGCTGGCGCCGTGACATGTGGGCCACCGACTGGTGGCGCGACCGGATCGTCGGCGGGCTCGCGGCGTACTGGGTGCACCAGCACCTGGGCAACCTCGACGCCCGGGGCCGCGCCGAGGACCGGTTGTGGCAGCGCGTCGCGGCCCACGAGGGCCCCGACGAGCTCGACCTCAGCGACGAGATCGACGCGGTCGTCGAGCGGGCCGACAAGGAGCCCACGTCGTTCCGGTGGAGCTTCGCCCGCGACTTCGACACCCAGGCGCGCCTGGTCGTCGTCGACTCCCGGGCCGCGCGGGTGCTCGAGGACGAGCGCCGCTCGATGATCGATGACGACGAGATGGCCTGGCTCGACGACCAGCTGCGCGGCGACGTCGACCACCTGCTGGTCGGCACCTCGCTGCCCTTCCTGCTCTCGCCGGGGCTGCACCACGTCGAAGCAGCTGTCGAGGCCGTCGCCGGCGGGCTGCTCGGCCGGCCGGGCGCGGTCGTGGGGGAGTGGGTGCGCCGGGTGCTCGACATCGAGCACTGGGCGGCCTACCAGGAGGGCTTCGCCCAGGTCGGGGGCATCGTGCGGGACGTGGCCACCGGGCGGCGGGGCCGGGCGCCGAGCACGATCACGTTCCTCTCCGGCGACGTCCACCACAGCTACCTGATCGAGGCCCAGCCGGCGGGCGGGCCGAGCGCCGCCAGCCGGATCCTGCAGGCGGTCTGCTCGCCGATCCGCAACCCGCTGCCGCACGTCGTCCGGGCCGGCGTGCGCCTGGCCTCGCGCGGCCGGGCCCGGCCGGTCGGGCGGCTGCTCGGGCGCCGGGTGCCGCCGTCGCCGCTGCACTGGCGGATGACCCACGGCCCGTGGTTCGACAACCTGCTGGCCACCCTCGAGGTCCGCCCCGAGGGGTTGCGGCTGACCTGGTCGACCGGGGTGGTCGTCGACGGCGACCACGACCGGCCGCTCTGGCGGCGGGTGGCCGCGGTCGACGTCTGA
- a CDS encoding zinc-dependent alcohol dehydrogenase family protein codes for MRATTIHGTRDIRFSLDVPDPTIQQPTDAIVRVTSACICGSDLWPYRGENDITAGDTIGHECIGVVEAVGDDVRQVKVGDFVVVPFDHCDNTCAHCRAGMQSACVNLGMTSSGQGEYARVVQADGTLVVVPDVGEQGPDKALVPHLMALSDVMPTGWHAAVAAQVRPGGTTVVVGDGAVGLCGVLAAAQMGSEKVVLMSRHEPRQAIGRAFGATHVVAERGKEGAAAIKEITEGIGADAVLECVGTDQAMGTAFAVARPGATVGFVGVPHGVELPVRRMFQKNVGLAGGMAPVREYLPHLLGLVLDGSIEPGKVFDLTLPMDKVAEGYQAMDERRAIKVLLEP; via the coding sequence ATGCGAGCCACCACCATCCACGGCACCCGTGACATCCGCTTCTCCCTCGACGTGCCCGACCCCACGATCCAGCAGCCCACCGACGCCATCGTGCGCGTGACCAGCGCGTGCATCTGCGGCTCCGACCTGTGGCCCTACCGCGGCGAGAACGACATCACCGCCGGCGACACCATCGGCCACGAGTGCATCGGCGTCGTCGAGGCGGTCGGCGACGACGTGCGCCAGGTCAAGGTAGGCGACTTCGTCGTCGTCCCCTTCGACCACTGCGACAACACCTGCGCCCACTGCCGCGCCGGCATGCAGTCGGCCTGCGTCAACCTCGGCATGACCAGCAGCGGCCAGGGCGAGTACGCCCGCGTCGTGCAGGCCGACGGAACGCTCGTCGTCGTCCCCGACGTGGGCGAGCAGGGCCCCGACAAGGCGCTGGTGCCGCACCTGATGGCGCTCTCCGACGTGATGCCCACCGGGTGGCACGCGGCCGTGGCCGCGCAGGTGCGCCCCGGCGGCACCACCGTGGTCGTCGGCGACGGCGCGGTCGGCCTGTGCGGCGTGCTGGCCGCGGCCCAGATGGGCTCCGAGAAGGTCGTGCTGATGTCGCGCCACGAGCCCCGCCAGGCGATCGGGCGCGCCTTCGGCGCCACCCACGTCGTCGCCGAGCGCGGCAAGGAGGGCGCCGCGGCGATCAAGGAGATCACCGAGGGCATCGGCGCCGACGCCGTGCTCGAGTGCGTGGGCACCGACCAGGCGATGGGCACCGCGTTCGCGGTCGCCCGCCCCGGCGCGACCGTCGGCTTCGTGGGCGTGCCCCACGGCGTCGAGCTGCCGGTGCGCCGGATGTTCCAGAAGAACGTGGGCCTCGCCGGGGGCATGGCCCCGGTGCGCGAGTACCTGCCCCACCTGCTCGGCCTGGTCCTCGACGGCAGCATCGAGCCCGGCAAGGTCTTCGACCTGACCCTGCCGATGGACAAGGTCGCCGAGGGCTACCAGGCGATGGACGAGCGACGCGCGATCAAGGTGCTCCTGGAGCCGTGA
- a CDS encoding helix-turn-helix domain-containing protein → MSDDARSSEGSEGYKGRIGNLIRDARKHRGLTQHQLAELLATSQSAINRIEKGHQNLSLEMLARIGAALDSEIVALGAGPTHLRIQGPTTLSGSIEVKTSKNAGVALLCASLLNRGRTTLRKVARIEEVNRLLEVLGSLGVQTRWLNEDNDLEIIPPKELRLDAIDEAAARRTRSVIMFLGPLLHRAETFDLPYAGGCNLGERTVEPHMSALRPFGLEVKATEGSYHAVVDRAVEPVRPIVLTERGDTVTENALMAAALHPGTTVIRNASSNYMVQDLCFYLQRLGVQVEGVGSTTLTVTGRTEIDVDIDYAPSEDPIEAMSLLAAAIVTGSTITIQRVPIEFLEIELATLEEMGFGYDRSEEYVARNGRTRLVDITTRPSALKAPLDKIHPMPFPGLNIDNLPFFAVIAAVAQGQTLLHDWVYENRAIYLTELTKLGAQVKLLDPHRVMIEGPTHFSGTEIVCPPALRPAVVILLAMLASKGTSVLRSTYVIHRGYEDLAERLNELGANIETFRDI, encoded by the coding sequence ATGAGTGACGACGCACGCAGCAGCGAGGGTTCCGAGGGCTACAAGGGCCGTATCGGCAACCTGATCCGCGACGCCCGCAAGCACCGTGGCCTGACCCAGCACCAGCTGGCCGAGCTGCTGGCGACCAGCCAGAGCGCCATCAACCGCATCGAGAAGGGCCACCAGAACCTCTCGCTCGAGATGCTGGCCCGCATCGGCGCCGCCCTCGACTCCGAGATCGTCGCCCTCGGTGCCGGCCCCACCCACCTGCGCATCCAGGGCCCCACCACCCTGTCCGGCTCGATCGAGGTCAAGACCTCCAAGAACGCCGGTGTCGCGCTGCTGTGCGCCTCGCTGCTCAACCGGGGCCGCACCACGCTGCGCAAGGTCGCGCGGATCGAGGAGGTCAACCGCCTGCTCGAGGTCCTGGGCAGCCTGGGCGTGCAGACCCGCTGGCTCAACGAGGACAACGACCTCGAGATCATCCCGCCCAAGGAGCTGCGCCTCGACGCGATCGACGAGGCCGCCGCCCGCCGTACCCGCTCGGTGATCATGTTCCTGGGCCCGCTGCTGCACCGCGCCGAGACCTTCGACCTGCCCTACGCCGGCGGCTGCAACCTCGGCGAGCGCACCGTCGAGCCGCACATGTCGGCGCTGCGCCCCTTCGGCCTCGAGGTGAAGGCGACCGAGGGCAGCTACCACGCGGTCGTCGACCGGGCCGTCGAGCCGGTGCGTCCGATCGTGCTGACCGAGCGCGGCGACACCGTCACCGAGAACGCGCTGATGGCCGCGGCGCTGCACCCGGGCACCACCGTGATCCGCAACGCCTCGTCCAACTACATGGTCCAGGACCTGTGCTTCTACCTGCAGCGCCTCGGCGTGCAGGTCGAGGGCGTGGGCTCCACGACGCTGACCGTCACCGGGCGCACCGAGATCGACGTCGACATCGACTACGCCCCCTCCGAGGACCCGATCGAGGCGATGTCGCTGCTGGCGGCCGCCATCGTCACCGGTTCCACGATCACCATCCAGCGGGTCCCCATCGAGTTCCTCGAGATCGAGCTGGCGACCCTGGAGGAGATGGGCTTCGGCTACGACCGCTCCGAGGAGTACGTCGCCCGCAACGGCCGCACCCGCCTGGTCGACATCACCACCCGGCCCTCGGCGCTCAAGGCACCCCTCGACAAGATCCACCCGATGCCGTTCCCGGGCCTCAACATCGACAACCTGCCGTTCTTCGCGGTGATCGCCGCGGTGGCGCAGGGCCAGACGCTGCTGCACGACTGGGTCTACGAGAACCGGGCGATCTACCTGACCGAGCTGACCAAGCTCGGCGCCCAGGTCAAGCTGCTCGACCCGCACCGGGTGATGATCGAGGGGCCCACGCACTTCTCCGGCACCGAGATCGTCTGCCCGCCGGCGCTGCGCCCGGCCGTGGTGATCCTGCTGGCGATGCTGGCCTCGAAGGGCACCAGCGTGCTGCGCTCGACGTACGTCATCCACCGCGGCTACGAGGACCTGGCCGAGCGGCTCAACGAGCTCGGCGCCAACATCGAGACCTTCCGCGACATCTGA
- a CDS encoding glycerophosphodiester phosphodiesterase: MLALAHRGGAFHPEIEGLENTVAAFEHAVALGYAYLETDVHVTRDGVLLAFHDSVLDRVTDRSGAIADLTLEQVREASVGGREQVPTLAELFERFEHARFNIDIKSEGAVAALADFVSAHDAWDRVLVGSFSPRRLATFRRLTRGRVPTSAHPWEVLAFRLLPSARLARALTRGRVAALQVPHRRRLPVVRGRSVRVVTPGLVRRAHAAGTHVHVWTIDEPAEMQHLLELGVDGLFTDRTDVLRAVLTERGQWEGTRDDV; the protein is encoded by the coding sequence GTGCTCGCGCTCGCGCACCGCGGCGGTGCCTTCCACCCCGAGATCGAGGGGCTGGAGAACACCGTCGCGGCCTTCGAGCACGCGGTGGCGCTCGGCTACGCCTACCTCGAGACCGACGTCCACGTCACCCGGGACGGGGTGCTGCTGGCCTTCCACGACAGCGTGCTCGACCGGGTCACCGACCGCAGCGGCGCGATCGCCGACCTGACCCTGGAGCAGGTGCGCGAGGCCAGCGTGGGTGGCCGCGAGCAGGTGCCGACGCTCGCCGAGCTCTTCGAGCGCTTCGAGCACGCGCGCTTCAACATCGACATCAAGTCCGAGGGCGCGGTCGCGGCGCTGGCCGACTTCGTCTCGGCGCACGACGCCTGGGACCGGGTGCTGGTCGGCTCCTTCTCGCCGCGCCGGCTCGCCACCTTCCGCCGGCTGACCCGGGGCCGGGTGCCGACCTCGGCCCACCCGTGGGAGGTGCTGGCCTTCCGGCTGCTGCCCAGCGCCCGGCTCGCCCGCGCCCTGACCCGCGGCCGGGTCGCGGCGCTCCAGGTCCCGCACCGGCGCCGGCTGCCGGTCGTGCGCGGGCGCTCGGTGCGCGTGGTGACGCCCGGCCTCGTGCGCCGCGCGCACGCGGCGGGCACCCACGTGCACGTGTGGACGATCGACGAGCCCGCGGAGATGCAGCACCTCCTCGAGCTGGGCGTGGACGGTCTCTTCACCGACCGCACCGACGTGCTGCGCGCCGTGCTCACCGAGCGCGGCCAATGGGAGGGAACCCGAGATGACGTCTGA
- a CDS encoding MFS transporter, whose protein sequence is MTSESTASTTPAAGARPPSGGRPRFGWPVYAWGLWDWGSAAFNAVITTFVFSVYITSDSFGPDADTNLGWALAGAGLLVALFAPITGQRADRSGRRGFWLAVNTMLVVAVSAALFLVEPSEEYLWLGLVLLASGNIFFEFASVNYNAMLNEISTASTIGRVSGLGWGLGYIGGIVLLLVVYFGLISPDVGLFGITSENGMDVRVTMLVCAVWTLVFSLPVLITLRDDKAQRTPRGPRVGIVASYRHLFAMVGDLWRTDRNTVRFLLASAVFRDGLAGVFTFGGVLAAGTFGFSAGGVIIFGVAANVVAGLATIGFGVLDDRIGPKRVIVFSLVCMIGAGLAVFALNAGGSTIFWTFGLLLAVFVGPAQSASRTFLARLIPEGHEGQVFGLYATTGRAVSFLAPAAWSISIAVGAAVTGVTDNDDAQYWGILGILLVLLVGLLLLLPVRSGVREDSALVQPS, encoded by the coding sequence ATGACGTCTGAGAGCACCGCGTCCACGACGCCCGCCGCGGGGGCGCGTCCCCCGTCGGGAGGGCGGCCCCGCTTCGGCTGGCCGGTCTACGCGTGGGGGCTGTGGGACTGGGGGTCGGCGGCCTTCAACGCCGTCATCACCACGTTCGTCTTCAGCGTCTACATCACCTCCGACTCCTTCGGGCCCGACGCCGACACCAACCTGGGCTGGGCACTGGCCGGGGCCGGGCTGCTGGTCGCGCTCTTCGCCCCGATCACCGGCCAGCGCGCCGACCGCTCGGGGCGCCGCGGCTTCTGGCTGGCGGTCAACACCATGCTGGTGGTGGCGGTCTCGGCCGCGCTGTTCCTGGTCGAGCCGTCCGAGGAGTACCTCTGGCTCGGTCTGGTGCTGCTGGCCAGCGGCAACATCTTCTTCGAGTTCGCCTCGGTCAACTACAACGCGATGCTCAACGAGATCTCGACGGCCAGCACCATCGGCCGGGTCTCGGGGCTCGGCTGGGGCCTGGGCTACATCGGCGGCATCGTGCTGCTGCTCGTCGTCTACTTCGGCCTGATCAGCCCCGACGTCGGGCTCTTCGGCATCACCAGCGAGAACGGCATGGACGTGCGGGTCACCATGCTCGTGTGCGCCGTGTGGACCCTGGTCTTCTCGCTGCCGGTGCTCATCACCCTGCGCGACGACAAGGCGCAGCGCACCCCGCGCGGCCCGCGGGTGGGCATCGTGGCCTCCTACCGCCACCTCTTCGCGATGGTCGGCGACCTGTGGCGCACCGACCGCAACACCGTGCGCTTCCTGCTGGCCTCGGCGGTCTTCCGCGACGGCCTGGCGGGCGTGTTCACCTTCGGCGGAGTGCTCGCGGCCGGCACCTTCGGCTTCTCGGCCGGCGGCGTGATCATCTTCGGCGTCGCCGCCAACGTGGTGGCCGGGCTGGCCACCATCGGCTTCGGGGTGCTCGACGACCGGATCGGGCCCAAGCGCGTCATCGTCTTCTCGCTGGTCTGCATGATCGGCGCGGGGCTGGCGGTCTTCGCCCTCAACGCCGGCGGCAGCACCATCTTCTGGACCTTCGGGCTGCTGCTCGCGGTCTTCGTCGGCCCCGCCCAGAGCGCCTCGCGCACCTTCCTGGCGCGGCTGATCCCCGAGGGCCACGAGGGCCAGGTCTTCGGCCTCTACGCCACCACCGGGCGGGCGGTGAGCTTCCTGGCCCCGGCGGCCTGGTCGATCTCGATCGCCGTCGGCGCCGCCGTGACCGGGGTCACCGACAACGACGACGCGCAGTACTGGGGCATTCTCGGCATCCTGCTGGTGCTGCTGGTGGGCCTGCTCCTGCTGCTGCCGGTGCGCTCGGGCGTGCGCGAGGACTCCGCGCTCGTGCAGCCCTCCTAG
- a CDS encoding RNA polymerase-binding protein RbpA, translated as MAERTLRGARLGGQSFEDERGIEFAARQQVGYRCPQAHEFEITMSVEAEVPAVWECPRCGAEAESTSGIEREVKAEKPVRTHWDMLLERRSEKELEEILKERLDLLRGGQIGPAHLHKANAKKRAART; from the coding sequence ATGGCAGAGCGCACGCTACGAGGAGCACGGCTCGGAGGCCAGAGCTTCGAGGACGAACGCGGCATCGAGTTCGCGGCGCGCCAGCAGGTGGGCTACCGCTGCCCGCAGGCGCACGAGTTCGAGATCACGATGTCGGTCGAGGCCGAGGTCCCGGCGGTGTGGGAGTGCCCGCGCTGCGGCGCCGAGGCCGAGAGCACCTCGGGGATCGAGCGCGAGGTGAAGGCGGAGAAGCCCGTGCGCACGCACTGGGACATGCTGCTGGAGCGCCGCTCGGAGAAGGAGCTCGAAGAGATCCTCAAGGAGCGCCTCGACCTGCTGCGCGGCGGCCAGATCGGCCCCGCCCACCTGCACAAGGCGAACGCGAAGAAGCGCGCCGCGCGCACCTGA
- a CDS encoding FxsA family protein, translating into MSHPAAGPRRRGGLGWVLLVLFVGLPLLELYMVIQVGQVIGAGWTILLLVLDSVVGAVVVRREGARAWRALTDTLARGGVPAKELADGGLVLVGGTLLLTPGFVTDALGLLLVLPVTRPLFRGLLTRAVAARLVPVGFPRPGSRPGSGHGTHPGDARRPGPGSGPVVRGDVVDGSEDPSD; encoded by the coding sequence ATGAGCCACCCCGCAGCAGGCCCGCGTCGACGAGGAGGGCTGGGCTGGGTGCTGCTCGTGCTCTTCGTCGGGCTCCCGCTGCTCGAGCTCTACATGGTCATCCAGGTCGGCCAGGTCATCGGCGCGGGCTGGACCATCCTGCTGCTGGTGCTCGACAGCGTCGTCGGCGCGGTCGTCGTACGACGCGAGGGCGCGCGGGCCTGGCGGGCCCTGACCGACACGCTGGCGCGCGGCGGCGTCCCGGCCAAGGAGCTCGCCGACGGGGGACTGGTGCTGGTCGGCGGCACGCTGCTGCTGACCCCGGGCTTCGTCACCGACGCGCTCGGCCTGCTGCTCGTGCTGCCCGTGACCCGCCCGCTCTTCCGCGGGCTGCTGACCCGGGCGGTGGCCGCGCGGCTGGTGCCGGTCGGGTTCCCCCGCCCCGGCAGCCGACCCGGCAGCGGGCACGGCACCCACCCCGGGGACGCACGACGCCCCGGACCGGGCTCGGGGCCGGTGGTCCGGGGCGACGTGGTGGACGGGTCCGAGGACCCCTCCGACTAG